Genomic DNA from Euleptes europaea isolate rEulEur1 chromosome 14, rEulEur1.hap1, whole genome shotgun sequence:
caccccattcctcaTTGCCGCTTCTGAGCCCGGGTCTGACAGCCAGAGGAACAGACCCCAGAGGCCCTGTGGTCCCACTGGCATGTGGGTCAGGCTTTGGGCAGTTGGCCGgctgtctggggtgggggtggaaccagGCAAGAAAGCAGCTCAGGGCAGAGGGCAGGGCAAGAGGCGGGAGCCCAACCTCTTCCTGCCCCTGGCACGAGGGGGGCAGCTCCTCCTGAGATTTGCCCACCCCAGCAGAATTGCCAGGGCCCCCACATGGGCAGCAGGTCTTTGAGAAGCAAATAAGCAGTCTATCCTCAGCACACACACCCAATATGGAGCACAGGGAAGATTACTGAGTGGTGTGAagagggttgggggttagggaaGGGAAAATGGGGCTGGGGGAGGTGCCCAGCCCCTGTGAGCCTGATGGAGCCTCTTCCCTCGCCTGGGGCCTAGAGAGGCAGGAGGAGCGGAGAGGCAGGGTGCCGCCCCctcccactggcagtgaattgtcTTGGCAGTCGTGGGTTGTTCGCAGTGGCAGTTTTTGCATTGGCAAAGAGAACCCGCCTGTCCTCCACCCCTCCTGTCCCTGAATGTTGCCCTGAGGGGCTCACCCCCTCTGCACCCTCTCCTGCACCAGGAGGGTCACCCAGCTCAggaaaccagccccccccccccgccctccccgtCTGGCTTTGCCACCTTAGCAACTGGGCTTTGGagggccagggagagagaaaccGCTCAACAGTGCTtcgaagatgggggtgggggtgaggggagacagggcaggggctgggggggggggcagggattcCTCTCCTTGCAAACTCCGAGGCGGGCTCAGCCGGGAACCGAAGCGGGGAGGGCCGCAGCACCAGGCTCACCGGCCAGCCAGCTCCCTTCCTCGCCAGTTCAGCCCACCCAGCAGAGAACGGCTCCCCCAGTCCAGGTTTCCCATTTTGCACAGTCTGCCTCCCCACCAGCCTGCCCCAAAGAGACGGCACCATGTGGCACCCATAGCAGCTGAGGGCGAGGCAGGGGCAGCTGGGCAGCGCATACGGCACATGGGCAGGGAAGAGTGCGTGGCCACGGGAAGGGAGCCCACTCTACTTGGGGCTCTCCTCAGGATTGCCCTCACCGTCCGTCTTCCCCTCTTCCTCTGTCTTCTGGTCGTCTGTGTTCAGCTTCTGCTGCTTCCTCCGCCGGACACACTTGACCACAACCAGCGCCAGGATCACCATGGCCAGGAAGCCACCCACGGAAGCACCCACGATCACGGCCACGGTGGAGTCCCGCTCGGGGGGCTCTGTGGAAACAAGGCCAGGTGGGAGTCACCCACGGGAGGAGCAGAGCACCCCACAGCCCCACATCCAAGCTGCAAGGGGgctctcctctctctcctgtTGAGccccgggtggtggtggtggtggtggtggtggtgttccagatggggcctgagaTTGGGGCCGGGCCATGCCACCCGCCTGGGTACTCACCTTCCGTGACGACTCTCAGGTCGATTCTGGCGTGGCCCTTGTGCCGGTCAGGGGGGTTCAGCACATAGCAGTTGTAGAACCCTTCATCGTCCAACTGTACATTTTGGAGGGTGAAGGACACGTCGTATTTGGCCAAGTTCCCCGTGAACTTCACGCGATTCTCAAAGCGGTTCTGCTCCACAGGGACAACCTTGGATTTAAACTGcaagagctggggtgggggtgaggagggGAGAGGTGTGCAGACACAGAGAAGGGTGTCAGGCCAAGTCCGGCGTTCTCAGACCAGCTGTTACACTTCCATGAGCCagtgggcaaccctagaagcatGTTAGAAGTGCTGGGAAACCTGGACTGAACCCCTAAGCACTATGGGGAGAGGTGAGGGtgcagggagagaaagagccATCCACTGGAAAGGTTCGACCTCCACACACCAGGCAAGATGCCCAGAAGAGCCGGCCCGCAGCCCTGTCCCGTTGCtgggaggcagggggggggggcttgaaagaACTTCCAGATCAGACGCGTTCCAGTCCAGGCAGACTTGAcccccagccacccccccccctctgccaccCCACTTTGCCAGACCACATCCCCAAAGGAAGGCCCAGAGCATTTCTGTGACCttatgtggggggcggggggcgggggggagctcaccatgaTCTCGCTGCAGTTCCAGCACTCCTGGTAGGTCCAGTTGAGGGAGAACTGCTTCTCCGTCACTCGGTAGCAGGAGACGAAGGTGCAGGCCAGGCGGGCGGAGGAGCCGTTCAGCGCATGAATGGTGGTCGGGGCTGTGACCTCCATGGCCAGGCTGTTGGGCACTGTCAGGAAAGGGGGGTGAAGGAGCCAGCATTAGCCCTCCCCTCCTGTGGCAGAACAGGCAGCCCTTCCCTGCTGGGCTCAGGTGGCTGGAGGgtggcggctgggggggggggagcagcaagaAGGTGCTGCATATTattctggggagaaaaaaaggccaattccatgctggccataattagacaaggaatagagaatagaaCTGCTGCTATCGTACCGTCCTTGGACAAATCTATGGTGGGACCggacacttggaatactgtctaCAGTtccggtcaccacacctaaaaaatgatattgcagagcctgagaaggtgcagaaaagagcaacctaaATAATCAGGGGACAGgaacaacagccctatgaggagcggttagaACGCTTAGGGCTACTtagattggaaagaaggcggttaaggggagacatgacagaggttttaaaattatgcatggtatggagagagtggacagggacaagcttttctccctctcccataatactagaacacgggtcatctgctgaagctggagggtgagagattgcaaacagaccaaaggaagtatttcttcgcacaacacagagttaaattgtggaactccctgccccaggatgtggtgacagctgccaactcggaaggcttcaagaggggagtggacctgttcatggaggagaagggtattcatggctactagttaaaatggatactagtcatgatgcatgcctattctctccaggatcagaggagcaggcctgttatctcaggtgctgtggaacacaggcaggatggtgctgctgcagtcgtcttgtttgggggcttcctggaggcacctggttggcctccgtgtgaacagactgctggatttgatgggccttggtctgatccagcatggcttttcttatgttcttatgagagagagaaaccctGTTGAGCAGGGCATGCTGCAAACAGCGCCACAAGCCTGGCCTCCTCTCGTGCCCCCCCTCATGGGGTGAAAAGGGCAAAGGGAAGGCCCCTGCCCCTGTGCATGTGTTTCGGTCAGCCTGGACAGCCAGCCCCGCTCC
This window encodes:
- the SCN2B gene encoding sodium channel subunit beta-2, which encodes MEVTAPTTIHALNGSSARLACTFVSCYRVTEKQFSLNWTYQECWNCSEIMLLQFKSKVVPVEQNRFENRVKFTGNLAKYDVSFTLQNVQLDDEGFYNCYVLNPPDRHKGHARIDLRVVTEEPPERDSTVAVIVGASVGGFLAMVILALVVVKCVRRRKQQKLNTDDQKTEEEGKTDGEGNPEESPK